One part of the Peromyscus eremicus chromosome 18, PerEre_H2_v1, whole genome shotgun sequence genome encodes these proteins:
- the LOC131894809 gene encoding olfactory receptor 10A4-like, whose amino-acid sequence MSDSELVRNGNLSLCTEFTLVAFSSLAELQLVLFFVFLVIYLFTVGGNLLIICVIWATPSLHTPMYFFLINLSFLEMCYISSVVPQMLVHLLVHPKTISVGGCAAQMYVFTILGLTECCLLAAMAYDRFVAICYPLHYTLRMGPSVCLKLAGASWMTGTVVESVQTTWIFTLPFCGAGKIQHFFCDIMPVVKLACVDTSQNEIVLFIVSLIFIMSPCLFILCSYVRILLTILRMPSAAGRHKAFSTCSSHILVVSLFYGTALFTYLQPKSSHTPDTDKATALMYTVVTPALNPVIYTLRNKEVKEAFRKVTQRKLFRRMD is encoded by the coding sequence ATGTCTGACTCTGAGCTCGTGAGGAATGGAAACCTGTCCCTCTGCACTGAATTCACATTGGTGGCCTTTTCTTCTCTAGCAGAGCTGCAGCTTGTCCTCTTCTTTGTGTTCTTGGTTATCTATTTGTTTACTGTGGGAGGAAATCTCCTCATCATCTGTGTGATCTGGGCCACCCCTTCCCTGCACactcccatgtacttcttcctgatCAACCTCTCCTTTCTAGAGATGTGTTATATCAGCAGTGTGGTGCCTCAGATGCTGGTGCACCTACTGGTGCATCCCAAAACCATAAGTGTGGGAGGCTGTGCAGCTCAGATGTATGTATTCACCATCTTAGGACTGACAGAATGCTGCCTGCTGGCAGCCATGGCTTATGATCGCTTTGTGGCTATTTGTTACCCACTGCATTACACTCTGCGGATGGGCCCTTCGGTCTGCTTGAAGTTGGCTGGGGCATCTTGGATGACTGGAACAGTGGTGGAGTCAGTCCAGACCACATGGATCTTCACTCTGCCTTTCTGTGGAGCAGGAAAAATTCAGCATTTCTTTTGTGACATCATGCCTGTGGTGAAACTGGCATGTGTGGATACCTCCCAGAACGAAATTGTGCTATTTATCGTTTCCCTGATCTTCATTATGAGTCCCTGTCTCTTTATTCTGTGCTCCTATGTGCGCATCCTTCTGACCATCTTGAGAATGCCTTCAGCAGCAGGCAGACACAAAGCTTTCTCTACCTGTTCCTCTCACATTCTGGTCGTTTCTCTTTTCTATGGCACTGCCTTGTTCACTTATCTCCAACCCAAGAGTTCACACACCCCAGACACTGACAAGGCTACTGCTCTCATGTATACTGTGGTCACCCCTGCTCTGAATCCTGTTATCTACACTTTGAGGAACAAGGAAGTGAAAGAAGCCTTTCGAAAGGTAACACAAAGGAAGCTTTTTAGACGAATGGACTAG